In the genome of Triticum urartu cultivar G1812 chromosome 5, Tu2.1, whole genome shotgun sequence, one region contains:
- the LOC125507384 gene encoding protein YABBY 6-like — MSSSGQITPVEEVCYVHCNFCNTALAVSVPGNSMLNIVTVRCGHCTNLLSVSLRGQMHSPVPPAPQVQESSLSKPNGMNSFIRDHSSVYNNPEFGSSSSSSSSKFRMPTMMFSSQNDLLQEQTLHARPPEKRQRVPSAYNRFIKEEIRRIKANNPDISHREAFSTAAKNWAHYPNIHFGLNPERDGGKRLAVDDAAPAAKKIQGFCS, encoded by the exons ATGTCGTCGTCGGGCCAGATCACGCCGGTAGAAGAAGTCTGCTACGTCCACTGCAACTTCTGCAACACCGCACTCGCG GTGAGTGTCCCTGGGAACAGCATGCTCAACATTGTGACAGTCCGGTGTGGGCACTGCACAAACCTACTTTCCGTGAGCCTGAGAGGGCAGATGCACTCACCAGTCCCTCCCGCACCACAGGTCCAG GAGAGTAGCCTGAGCAAGCCCAATGGCATGAACAGCTTCATTCGCGATCACAGCAGCGTCTACAATAACCCGGAGTTTGgttcgtcttcttcttcatcgtcgTCCAAATTCCGGATGCCGACGATGATGTTCTCGTCGCAAAACGATCTGCTGCAGGAACAAACGCTGCACGCACGTC CTCCGGAGAAGAGGCAGCGTGTTCCTTCGGCGTACAACAGATTCATCAA GGAAGAGATACGAAGGATCAAAGCAAACAACCCCGACATTAGCCACAGGGAAGCCTTCAGCACTGCCGCAAAGAAC TGGGCACATTACCCAAACATCCATTTTGGTCTAAACCCCGAGCGCGACGGTGGCAAGAGGCTGGCCGTCGACGATGCCGCGCCGGCTGCCAAGAAGATCCAAGGTTTCTGTTCATAG